Proteins co-encoded in one Spirosoma endbachense genomic window:
- a CDS encoding SusC/RagA family TonB-linked outer membrane protein: MYKFLLTQFLLCLLAIPLLAQNRGITGKITSSEDGSLLPGVTILIKGTNQGTTTNADGTYQLNASKGDVIQASFIGFATASVKLENQTTLDFSLKPDASQLQEVVVTAQGVRKSQREIGYAISKVQTEDVTVGRSPQLAQALSGKVTGLAVYNINNSVDPAVKVVLRGYRSLTGNNEALVVLDGMQTTSTVLALINPNDIESVTILKGGQAATLYGSAGINGAILITTKKGVKGKLKVSYSNSTNFDQISFMPQLQDKYGSGSHYATAFGTTGYKADYLERMKDNWRSYENQQYGDAFDGSIRMQGRTTEDGGQLMLPYSAIPDARRKAFNTGVSVNNQASFQGGDETSSFYMSIENQKIAGIVPHDQSERTGTRMSATKEYGKVTASFNAAFTQANYDRTSSDFYNDVLNQPSNLPLNDLRDWQNNKFANPNGFYNDYYNNPYFNADNNRMKYKDANLNGNLNLNFRPTSWLSFNERIGVMNNSRTGKNTTGKFLYSDWAKSKSFIPAPFFRDGDGTGIYRAITDILGSVLDYSGTENVINNEFQATASKDFGPLSTKLLLGSSLYQRTTKSIGVGSTSIVVPDIYNVSNRQGELQGGEITTQERRLGYYADLTMNYKNWLILNGSFRFDQTSKFFKPTRPTNYWSYPYYGAALSFIATDAFPRIQSSFLNYMKLRANYNKNANDNIPLYGLDLTYPNGAGFPYGNTVGLTVGNTLPDANLRPENVYSGEVGAEFQLLNNRINIDVSAYSQTSKGQVITVRIPNTTGFQNLLINVGETKNWGYEAEFKYLIARGGKFSWDASIRYSYNDNKVVDLYPGITEFQYGGFSYANTNVIKDMRFPYLKTDGYQYAPDGSGRVLVNATTGYPLRQTTLTGRGGVLPRHIAGLGSKIEYGDFGFTFNFEYRGGNVMFSDLGRQMTFTGTGKWTEDRAPHIFANSAYLGPDGTTVIPNTSVNVREAEYSLWVDNYRLISENFVTPAWFIKLRDINLSYRLPQKLLSKTKIFSGASIALYGRNLITIVDKLNYYTDPEFSYQGNPLPGSQATSTPTTTSAIGLGINTTGQTPPVRQYGVNINLSF; encoded by the coding sequence ATGTACAAATTTCTACTGACACAGTTCCTACTGTGTTTACTAGCTATTCCTTTGCTTGCCCAAAATCGGGGCATCACTGGAAAGATCACTTCATCAGAAGACGGTTCGCTGTTACCGGGTGTTACCATCCTGATCAAAGGGACAAACCAGGGTACAACAACGAATGCCGATGGCACCTACCAGCTTAATGCCTCAAAAGGCGATGTAATTCAGGCCAGCTTTATTGGTTTCGCTACGGCCAGCGTTAAGCTTGAAAATCAAACAACACTTGATTTTTCTCTTAAACCCGATGCATCCCAGCTTCAGGAGGTTGTTGTAACAGCCCAGGGCGTCCGGAAAAGCCAGCGTGAAATCGGCTATGCCATTTCAAAAGTGCAAACCGAAGACGTAACGGTTGGTCGTTCACCACAATTAGCACAGGCACTTTCTGGTAAAGTAACGGGGCTAGCCGTGTACAACATCAACAACAGCGTTGATCCGGCCGTAAAAGTCGTTTTACGGGGCTATCGTTCACTAACCGGTAACAACGAAGCCCTGGTGGTTCTCGATGGTATGCAAACCACCTCAACCGTGTTGGCGCTTATCAATCCGAACGATATCGAGAGTGTAACGATATTGAAAGGTGGTCAGGCCGCTACGTTGTACGGGTCGGCTGGTATCAACGGTGCCATTTTAATTACAACCAAGAAGGGTGTGAAAGGAAAACTGAAGGTATCGTACTCGAACAGCACGAACTTTGACCAGATCAGCTTCATGCCTCAACTTCAGGATAAGTATGGCTCCGGATCACATTATGCAACAGCCTTTGGTACAACTGGCTACAAGGCCGATTACCTGGAGCGGATGAAAGACAACTGGCGCTCGTATGAAAACCAGCAGTATGGCGATGCATTCGATGGATCGATCCGGATGCAGGGCCGGACAACTGAAGACGGGGGACAACTTATGCTACCCTATTCAGCTATTCCAGATGCTCGTCGCAAAGCCTTTAATACAGGCGTGTCCGTAAACAACCAGGCTAGCTTCCAGGGGGGCGACGAAACCAGTTCGTTCTACATGTCGATTGAAAACCAGAAAATTGCTGGTATTGTACCCCATGATCAAAGCGAACGGACGGGTACCCGTATGTCGGCTACGAAAGAATATGGTAAAGTGACCGCCAGCTTCAACGCTGCTTTCACCCAGGCAAATTATGATCGTACGTCATCTGATTTTTACAATGATGTACTCAACCAGCCTTCCAACCTGCCGTTAAACGACCTGCGCGACTGGCAAAACAACAAGTTTGCCAATCCAAACGGTTTCTATAACGATTACTACAACAACCCGTATTTTAATGCCGACAATAACCGGATGAAATACAAAGATGCCAACCTGAACGGTAACCTGAACCTGAATTTCAGACCGACCAGCTGGCTATCGTTCAATGAGCGGATAGGGGTGATGAATAACTCCCGGACAGGCAAAAATACGACGGGTAAGTTTTTATATTCGGACTGGGCTAAAAGCAAGTCGTTTATCCCGGCTCCCTTTTTCCGCGATGGTGATGGAACGGGTATCTACCGCGCCATTACGGATATTCTGGGCTCGGTGCTGGATTATTCGGGAACGGAGAATGTTATTAACAACGAGTTTCAGGCTACGGCATCCAAAGATTTTGGACCACTGTCTACTAAACTGTTGTTAGGTAGCAGTTTATATCAGCGGACAACCAAGAGTATTGGTGTAGGATCGACTTCGATTGTAGTGCCTGATATCTACAACGTATCGAACCGTCAGGGCGAACTACAGGGCGGAGAGATTACGACGCAGGAACGCCGTTTGGGTTATTATGCTGACCTGACAATGAACTATAAAAACTGGTTGATACTGAATGGTTCGTTTCGTTTCGATCAGACATCCAAGTTCTTTAAACCCACTCGTCCAACCAACTACTGGTCTTATCCATACTATGGAGCAGCACTCTCCTTTATTGCGACGGATGCCTTCCCAAGGATACAGAGCTCATTCCTGAACTACATGAAGTTGCGGGCGAATTACAACAAAAACGCTAACGACAACATTCCGTTGTATGGACTGGATCTAACCTATCCGAACGGAGCAGGCTTCCCATACGGCAATACAGTTGGTCTGACAGTGGGTAACACGTTGCCCGATGCTAATTTAAGACCGGAAAACGTTTATTCAGGCGAAGTTGGAGCTGAATTCCAACTGCTCAACAACCGGATCAATATTGACGTATCGGCTTATTCGCAAACCTCTAAAGGGCAGGTTATTACGGTTAGAATTCCAAACACGACCGGGTTTCAGAACCTGCTGATCAACGTCGGCGAAACCAAAAACTGGGGTTACGAAGCTGAGTTTAAATACCTGATTGCCAGAGGAGGTAAATTTTCGTGGGATGCCAGCATACGGTATTCTTACAACGATAACAAAGTTGTCGATCTCTATCCGGGCATTACGGAATTCCAGTATGGTGGCTTTTCATACGCCAATACGAACGTAATTAAAGATATGCGTTTCCCTTACCTGAAAACCGACGGCTATCAATATGCGCCGGATGGATCAGGTCGTGTACTGGTCAACGCAACCACGGGCTATCCATTGCGTCAGACTACCTTAACGGGTCGGGGTGGTGTTCTGCCCCGGCATATTGCTGGGCTGGGTTCGAAAATCGAGTACGGCGATTTTGGCTTTACGTTTAACTTCGAATACCGGGGTGGCAACGTAATGTTCAGTGATTTGGGTCGGCAGATGACCTTTACCGGAACAGGCAAATGGACCGAAGACCGTGCACCGCACATCTTCGCGAATTCGGCTTATCTGGGGCCGGATGGAACAACGGTGATTCCGAATACGAGTGTTAATGTACGCGAAGCTGAGTATTCTTTATGGGTAGATAACTACCGGCTGATCTCGGAGAACTTTGTTACACCAGCCTGGTTCATCAAACTACGTGACATTAACCTGTCCTATCGTTTGCCCCAGAAACTGCTGTCTAAAACGAAAATCTTCTCGGGAGCCAGTATTGCCCTGTATGGCCGGAATCTGATCACCATTGTCGATAAGCTCAACTACTATACGGATCCTGAGTTTAGCTACCAGGGTAATCCGCTACCGGGAAGCCAGGCAACGTCAACGCCGACCACTACATCAGCTATTGGCCTTGGTATTAACACCACTGGTCAGACTCCGCCCGTACGTCAGTATGGTGTTAACATTAACCTTTCGTTTTAA
- a CDS encoding SusC/RagA family TonB-linked outer membrane protein, translated as MRKLLMAQLMLCFFSLPLLAQDIAVSGKVTSTEDGSLLPGVNITVKGTSRGASTNASGEYELNAPAGSTLVFSFIGFISQEVKLGNQSIINVSLVSDAAQLQEVVVTALGIKRDAKSISFATQQVSAEQLTVTRQPDAANALAGKVAGLQVLSQAGSKLGSGAVVRIRGAASLVDKNPLYVIDGTPLTSDSDTPGSLDINSDDIENISVLKGPNATALYGQRGDAGVIVITTKKGLNRKGIGVDINSTTTFEQINIIPKYQNQYGGGGEADWRTFTWAAGNPAEWKALDGKRYHDYSDDASWGPKIDGGEYIPWYSWYPNNPYSFKTAAYTAQPNNVRDFYNTGRSFNNSISLKGGGAGYTLRMSYTNLDQTGILPSTSLKRNYITAASTFDLGQHLTAGVNLNFTTEHLLGNFGDGYGNYSGAGSFNQWFHRDLDMGIIKELQDFRTPTGNFASWNHTNPTATTNFTSAGFNKGNYWYNWYSYLNSINNTNNRDRLFGDVNLTYKLNDHFRVQGWMRRNQRNSNYENKLPTIIETSGGQTGQKATYATGQITEREDNYEFLATYDNHFGEFDLNANVGGNIRDNMYTRVDLSTNGGLFVPDLFTIGNSLQAFTQTNNRFRKTVRSAYARASLGWRSLVYLEVTGRNDWSSALPANNNSYFYPSVGGSFVFSELTRGALPFLSFGKLRGSWAQVGSDLNPYQLALTYAVDQAKYNGVNSLMTTPNLLPNAGIIPSLSSAYEAGIDLRFLKSRLGLAVTYYHENKINEILNVDVTATSGFTQKVINAGRIERDGIEIQLDGKPVVGKNFNWDMTLNFAVNNSRIISLAPGVNSIQATSAIPFGQTSQSYTTNDAFNYAYVIHSTGVDNGGNNRWGQLRGNGIVYKNGQPVLNSDGTYQFATNQYFGSVLPTFTGGFVNTIRYKDISLAFSIDYQKGGKYFSLSNFWGTYSGLYAETAATNDKGKNVRDEVADGGGVHVKGVNENGEAVDTYVGAYDYYHQFGNNSIIDNSVFDASYVKLREVSVGYRLPIRANKFVQSINVSVVARNPWLIYATNRNIDPSELSQRFGENGQQPGTRSLGFNIRLGL; from the coding sequence ATGAGAAAACTTCTAATGGCGCAGCTAATGCTGTGCTTTTTCAGCTTGCCGTTGCTGGCCCAGGACATAGCAGTCAGCGGTAAAGTCACATCGACAGAAGACGGATCACTACTTCCTGGAGTAAACATTACCGTAAAAGGTACATCGCGGGGGGCAAGTACAAATGCCAGCGGTGAGTATGAGTTAAATGCACCAGCGGGCTCAACGCTGGTTTTTAGTTTCATAGGCTTCATCTCACAAGAAGTTAAACTTGGTAACCAATCAATTATTAATGTAAGTCTGGTATCCGATGCTGCGCAACTTCAGGAGGTTGTCGTAACCGCGCTTGGTATTAAACGGGATGCGAAATCAATATCGTTCGCTACGCAACAGGTCAGCGCTGAGCAACTGACTGTAACCCGTCAACCCGACGCGGCTAATGCACTGGCGGGTAAAGTGGCTGGTTTGCAGGTACTAAGCCAGGCGGGTTCAAAACTTGGTTCAGGGGCCGTTGTTCGTATTCGCGGAGCAGCTTCACTGGTCGATAAAAACCCGCTCTACGTAATCGACGGTACCCCGCTAACCAGTGATAGCGATACCCCTGGTTCACTGGATATTAACTCAGATGACATCGAAAATATCTCTGTTTTGAAAGGGCCTAACGCAACGGCCCTGTATGGTCAGCGTGGCGATGCGGGGGTTATTGTGATCACGACAAAAAAAGGGCTGAACCGAAAAGGGATTGGAGTCGACATTAACAGTACGACGACTTTCGAGCAGATTAACATTATCCCTAAGTATCAGAACCAATATGGGGGCGGTGGGGAGGCTGACTGGCGTACGTTTACCTGGGCAGCAGGCAATCCGGCAGAATGGAAGGCGCTTGATGGAAAGCGGTACCACGATTATTCGGATGATGCGTCGTGGGGCCCAAAAATCGACGGTGGTGAGTATATCCCGTGGTATTCCTGGTACCCGAACAATCCGTATTCGTTTAAGACGGCTGCTTATACCGCACAGCCAAACAACGTCCGCGATTTCTACAACACAGGCCGTTCGTTTAACAACAGCATTAGCCTGAAGGGCGGTGGGGCTGGTTATACGTTGCGTATGTCGTACACGAATCTAGACCAGACAGGTATTTTACCCAGTACGTCGCTGAAACGGAATTACATCACGGCGGCAAGTACCTTTGATTTAGGGCAACACCTGACAGCAGGGGTTAACCTGAACTTCACGACGGAGCACTTACTGGGCAATTTTGGTGATGGATACGGTAACTATTCCGGAGCGGGCTCATTCAACCAGTGGTTTCACCGTGATCTTGACATGGGCATTATCAAAGAGTTACAGGATTTCAGAACACCAACGGGAAATTTTGCCAGCTGGAACCACACGAACCCCACAGCAACAACTAACTTCACTTCGGCTGGTTTTAACAAGGGGAATTACTGGTACAACTGGTATTCGTATCTGAATAGTATTAACAATACGAACAACCGTGACCGACTGTTTGGTGATGTGAACCTGACATACAAACTGAACGACCATTTTCGCGTACAAGGCTGGATGCGCCGGAATCAGCGCAACTCGAATTACGAGAATAAATTGCCAACGATCATTGAAACAAGTGGTGGTCAGACAGGCCAAAAAGCGACCTATGCAACAGGTCAGATCACAGAGCGCGAAGATAACTACGAGTTCTTGGCTACCTATGATAATCACTTTGGCGAGTTTGATCTGAATGCCAACGTCGGAGGAAACATTCGCGACAATATGTACACACGCGTCGATCTGTCTACGAATGGTGGATTGTTTGTGCCGGATTTGTTTACCATCGGTAACTCTCTTCAGGCGTTTACGCAAACAAATAACCGCTTCCGCAAAACCGTTCGCAGTGCTTATGCACGGGCTTCGTTGGGATGGCGTAGCCTGGTATATTTAGAAGTAACAGGACGTAATGACTGGAGCTCGGCATTACCGGCCAATAACAACTCCTACTTCTATCCATCGGTGGGTGGCAGCTTCGTGTTCTCCGAGCTAACCCGAGGGGCGCTTCCATTTCTGTCGTTTGGTAAACTACGCGGTAGCTGGGCACAGGTCGGATCAGACCTGAATCCATATCAATTGGCATTGACTTATGCTGTTGATCAGGCCAAATACAATGGCGTTAATAGCCTGATGACAACGCCTAACTTATTGCCCAATGCTGGCATCATCCCGTCGTTATCGTCGGCTTACGAAGCGGGGATCGACTTGCGCTTCCTGAAAAGCCGTCTGGGTTTAGCGGTTACATACTACCACGAAAATAAAATCAATGAGATCCTGAACGTCGATGTAACGGCTACCAGTGGATTTACCCAAAAAGTAATCAATGCAGGACGGATCGAGCGGGATGGGATTGAAATTCAACTGGATGGCAAACCCGTTGTTGGTAAAAACTTCAACTGGGATATGACCCTGAACTTTGCCGTAAACAATTCGCGGATTATTAGTCTGGCTCCCGGTGTAAATTCCATTCAGGCAACATCAGCTATACCGTTCGGTCAGACCTCTCAGTCCTACACGACCAACGATGCGTTTAATTATGCCTATGTTATTCACTCGACCGGTGTCGATAATGGCGGAAACAACCGTTGGGGACAGCTTCGTGGTAATGGTATTGTCTACAAAAATGGTCAGCCTGTGCTGAATTCTGATGGCACATACCAGTTCGCGACAAACCAGTACTTTGGCTCTGTACTGCCAACGTTTACGGGTGGTTTTGTGAATACAATACGGTATAAAGACATTTCGCTTGCGTTCAGTATTGACTATCAGAAAGGTGGTAAATACTTCTCGTTGTCGAACTTCTGGGGAACCTATTCCGGGCTTTATGCTGAAACCGCTGCGACGAACGACAAAGGCAAAAATGTTCGGGATGAGGTAGCCGATGGCGGTGGTGTACATGTAAAAGGCGTTAACGAAAATGGCGAAGCTGTTGATACGTATGTTGGAGCCTATGACTACTATCACCAGTTTGGGAATAACTCAATCATCGACAATTCGGTGTTCGATGCGTCGTATGTAAAACTGCGTGAAGTAAGCGTGGGTTATCGGTTACCAATCAGAGCAAACAAATTTGTTCAGAGCATCAATGTCTCTGTAGTGGCTCGTAACCCCTGGTTGATCTATGCAACCAATCGTAACATAGATCCATCAGAATTGTCGCAGCGTTTTGGTGAGAATGGCCAGCAGCCTGGCACACGCTCACTTGGTTTCAACATTCGGTTAGGTCTCTAA
- a CDS encoding SusD/RagB family nutrient-binding outer membrane lipoprotein: protein MITIKNKVLALSLLTALGFMTSCSDFGNENVTPNAALTPVTSALLTEAITGVPPTTATGALLDGVAGRLTGLAPEPRLFAQYWSQTQYPENSLYSTTFADWSRYYAVTLEDLQTIINYNNDPATKAYVAQFGSNNNQLAIARILKAYIYWVTTDRWGDIPYFGALKQDTQVKYDSQQAIYADLFKELKEASAQFDGGAVFSGDIIYSGSVAKWKKFANSMRMLMALRLTKVDPATAKTEFTAAYADAGGYISANADNALVAYTDANQFRNPDNALFDGRDDYGVSDVLVNKLKDLSDPRLPVYAAPTTAGDYSGLPYGLNRNLLIQYTGANDFSRPGTKILAKTQPGYIITASQMLLAKAEAAVRGWITDDATAAYNAAIRASWEQYGVYDAAKFTAYTTSAKVAPTTADFLAKIGDQRWISLYPNGTEAWTEWRRTGYPDLKPTPYAVNESKQIPRRYGYPNTEPTLNTAAYNEAIGKLANGDKTSSRIWWDK, encoded by the coding sequence ATGATAACGATAAAAAATAAAGTTCTGGCGCTCAGCCTGCTCACTGCATTGGGTTTTATGACCAGTTGCAGCGATTTTGGTAATGAAAACGTAACGCCCAATGCGGCTCTTACGCCAGTTACGTCGGCTCTGCTGACGGAGGCTATTACGGGCGTTCCACCGACAACCGCAACGGGAGCCTTGTTAGATGGGGTAGCCGGTCGTTTGACTGGATTGGCCCCTGAGCCACGTTTGTTTGCGCAATACTGGTCGCAGACTCAATACCCTGAAAACTCACTTTACTCGACAACGTTTGCCGACTGGAGCCGATACTATGCCGTTACGCTTGAGGATCTGCAAACGATTATCAATTACAATAATGATCCGGCTACGAAAGCTTATGTGGCACAGTTTGGCTCAAACAACAACCAATTGGCCATTGCCCGAATCCTGAAAGCGTATATATACTGGGTAACGACGGATCGTTGGGGCGATATTCCATACTTCGGTGCGTTGAAGCAGGATACACAGGTTAAATATGATTCACAGCAGGCCATTTATGCTGACCTCTTCAAGGAACTGAAAGAAGCGTCTGCTCAGTTTGACGGCGGTGCGGTGTTTAGCGGTGATATCATCTATAGCGGCAGTGTGGCAAAGTGGAAGAAATTTGCCAATTCGATGCGGATGCTGATGGCTCTTCGACTCACGAAAGTAGATCCGGCTACCGCCAAGACAGAGTTCACGGCTGCGTATGCGGATGCGGGGGGCTATATAAGCGCCAATGCTGATAATGCGCTTGTGGCTTATACGGATGCGAACCAATTCCGCAATCCTGATAACGCCTTGTTTGATGGTCGTGATGATTATGGCGTTAGTGATGTATTGGTTAATAAGCTGAAAGACCTGAGCGATCCGCGGTTACCGGTTTATGCCGCACCGACTACGGCTGGTGACTACTCCGGATTGCCTTACGGCCTGAACCGTAATCTGTTGATTCAGTATACAGGGGCGAATGATTTCTCGCGGCCGGGAACCAAAATCCTGGCAAAAACGCAGCCGGGCTATATAATTACGGCCTCGCAAATGTTACTTGCCAAGGCAGAAGCAGCCGTTCGTGGCTGGATTACCGATGATGCCACGGCTGCCTACAATGCGGCTATTCGGGCATCCTGGGAGCAGTATGGGGTGTATGACGCAGCTAAGTTCACGGCTTATACGACCAGTGCAAAAGTTGCCCCAACAACAGCCGACTTCCTGGCTAAAATCGGTGACCAGCGTTGGATTTCACTTTACCCGAATGGTACTGAAGCCTGGACAGAGTGGCGTCGTACGGGTTATCCCGATCTAAAACCAACGCCATATGCTGTAAACGAAAGCAAGCAGATTCCGCGCCGATATGGCTACCCAAACACCGAGCCAACACTGAATACAGCAGCCTATAATGAGGCAATAGGCAAGCTGGCAAATGGTGATAAAACGAGCTCCCGTATTTGGTGGGATAAGTAA